ctgtgacttgtgtatggcactgtgccatggggatggtaCAGTGACATGAGGGCGGCACTCTCAcgtgggaatggcactgtgacatgtgggtgacattgggacggcactctgacatgggaacaccactgtgacatggggacggctcAGTGACATGTAGTGGTACTTTAACATGGGAACGGTACTgagacatgaggatggcactgtgacatggggtgccactgtgacatcgGGCCTGCATTGTGATATGGGGGACAGCATGGtaacatgggggcggcactgagaCATGAGAGCGTCACTgagacattggggtggcactgtgacatgggggcgacactgagaTGGGGGCGGACcggtgacatggggactgcattgtgtcATCGTGGTGGCACTGGTACATGgagtcagcactgtgacatggcggtggcattgagacatagggttggcactgtgacatgggggccgcGCTGTGACATTGCAGTGCCACTGtgtcatgggggtggcaatgtgacatcgGGGGTGGCAGcgagacatgggcagggcactgtgacatgggcaggacactgtgacatgggagttgcactgtgacatggggacggcactgtgacatggggtgccATGTGACATCAGAGTGGcgctgtgatatggggacggccCTGTGACATTGGGGGGGCgatgtgacatgggtgtggcactctgACAGAGGGGTGACTCTGTGACGTTcttttggcactgtgacatggggacggtactgtgccatgcgtattgcattgtgacatggggtggcactgtgacatgtggatgtcccTGTGACAGGGGCATTGCACTGtcacatggcggtggcactgagacattggTTCGGCACAGTGaaatgtgggtggcactgtgacatggggacagcagtgtgacatggggacagcagtgtgacatgggggtggcacaaTGTcatggtagtggcactgtgacatggaggcggcactgtgacacgggggctcCACTGTGACATCACAGTGGTATTTTGACATGGTTGtgacactgtgacagtggggtgactCTATGATATActggtggcaatgtgacatgggtacggcagtttgacatgggggtgtcactgtgacatgggggtgtcgctgtgacatgggggtggcactgtgacatggggacggcactgtgacatccagacggcactgtgacatgggtgtggcactgtgacaatggggtgacactgtgacattgtggtggcactgtgacatgggtacggcactgtgaaatgtggatggcactgtgacatggggtgttGCTGTGAcatggtgtaaggaactttttggacttttagtatgtctcaacatcgctgtctccacgacgaccacttcctgactcagcataaaggagcacatcttgaagaaaacacagagtccccgacaaaaaccacatccgccctagacgaggacgtcagcagtcatctatcgagctgcgcctgtgcgtgagcgcgtgagccgggtggaggggaaaccgcggcgagacagatcggcccctcgccagcacgaccaccatggacacccgggcatgcgcgcacggaggaccacggggtggcacctacaacaacgagccccgtggaaatgggcggacaaactggggggacggggactataaaaaagacagactgtgtactccttgagagagggaaaccaactagaagatgggaaccaactagaagaggggaaccaactcggagccaggaacgtggagcatcatcggaccgacagaacatcgccggatccccagtcgtggtggcggtaattagttgcgcctctaccgtgttcttgcttagggactccgaccttttccttgcttttcctctctgtcctatcgctcttattagttgttatagaaataaagttcataaggttatgcagcatctgactttgtttgtgtcttaatctcgctctcgggattgtttaagaaccctcccccgatatcggatcgggacatttttaaattggcgtcacggacaggatcccttgagacgagagtgctgtgttaccttgttgtcttgaatgcaaacctctcagggtgaaaaagttctctgtgttttatattaagttgtgatctcctgagagcaaacagggagagcgtggacagtgatgttgcatttgtgtttgggttaagttgtgacctcctgagagtgaacgggtgaaagttatttatcaagttgtggcccACTCAGGACGaaaaccctttgcattgcttttgtgtgagattcaCATTTGGTCTTCTgggagagaataggggaaatgtgacattaaggtttgaccctctcaggacgatgtcccctttgtatcaggaaaagggaaaaggaatgtgctgtgatgatgcgccctcagaggctgaaggaatagatatattatatgatcttttggaggcacacagatcccatccctcaattcaggggcgagactgggcgaaaaaccactggttccaaccacagagtgtggtggatcggataagggtattgcagaaggaagctaaggttagaaaggggaaaggaaaagctatcatttgtgcagtgctaggagcgagtctggcagctgcaatggaagagaaaaaggagaagtatagccaaactgacactttgatagactcgctgcaggcggtcatacagaccctgcaaaaccaattgagagatactaaagggttgttagaggaggaaagggatcaaaatagaatattgaaagatgaattgagagaatacattttggcagaggcagatacccatgccgaggcagaagtgaaacttctggagaaagggatacgtcaaatctatccccaaggagatttgcagaaggcaaaagaaactctagaaagtcacccccacatgtatccactggttaaaacagaatatctatatgaggacgatagtgataaccgtcctcaggttatcaccaaagaagtcccatttacatcaactgaattggcaaaactgaagaaagatttttcaaggactgcaaaagaatcagagacagagtaggtgtggagagtgtctctgtcaggaggggatggaattctactgtctgagaaagaagcagaaggatattggggtccgggtgcgtttctaaccactggcgacTGCCGAGCCCCATGGTCTCTGACTCAGAGAATTGCATActgggccggagggctgaaccccttggagaggggagatccccttgccataacaggtacggtggatcaactagtggaaagtgtacagaaggcagcctgtctgcagataatgtatgatcgggagctcaagcccaaccaaggctctccgatgatgatgcctgtggacccagagaggatgactcctctgatacgaggactccctgactccctgaaacccattgctattcaattgcaagggaagattcaaaacactcctaatggagaaagaataacggccgctctggaggggatagtgacccctgaccaccaacagcaaaggaagaaaacatggacatggggagatgtagctCAGGAATCgattaattttgggagaaaatatggtcctgttggtggactgtctcaaagaactgaaaccagggttgtgcgggctgcagagcaaattagtgggcgACAGTCatcaatgaggaagggacaaggcttcggatcaccccgatttcagaatcctggggAAGATAGGTCCCTAACTCGACTGGGATTGTGGCAattagggcttcagaaaggcattcctcggaaattgatggatggactcacgactcaaaaattagagcaacttgtggaggGATGGCccgagcaaaaggtcacttccaaaccaacccctagtgctccacccttaatagaccttggggaggagccaactggagaaaaggaggtgacgggaaactagaccctctgctccccaaaggtgaggggggatgcggaggatggatgtttttaagacaactcacctgcaacacaaaaggagacttactgattactgttgctgtaggaccaaagaaaagactggtgacatttttaattgatactggggcGCAAATTACCTCACTAACGCGGACTGAAGCGGAACAATGTGGAATCGCAATTCCatccaaaaatttaattgtcctaaatgccctgggaaaaacacagtcagtacctatgacttcagtaaaattatggttaccaggagaggaaaacccagtcaacactatggtagccataggatctttccaaacaaatcttttaggcatagatgttttgaagggcagacaatggagggACACTCAGGGAAACTCGTGGTCCTTTggtgtctcccagatcaggcaacTGACCAAAAGATCAAACACAGAGGTGCGCTTATTGCAAGCAGcacctgctctgcctccctctaaAGTGACAAATGTTAAACCTTATCCATTGCCTCTAGGAGCAAGGGACGGAATTACACCAGTCCtggaagatctgaaaaaacaagggCTTGTAGttcccactcactcccccttcaaTTCTCCAGCATGGCCAGTCCAAAAGCCTAACGGCAAATGGAGATTGACAATAGATTACAGGAGACTCAGTGCTAACACAGGTCCCCTTACAGCAGCTGTACcaaacattgctgaattaatagcaaccattcaggaacggtcccaccctgtcatggctacaactgatgtcaaagatatgtttttcatggtcCCTTTACAACCCGAGGACCAGGATCGCTTTGCCTTCACCTGGGAAGGGCAACAGTACACTTTTACACGACTCCCTCAGGGATATAAACATTCCCCCACACTAGCTCACCATGCTCTAGCACAAGAGCTAGAAACAATTCCCAGAAAACCAGAGGTAAAGATTTATCAGTATATAGATGATGTACTAATAGGAGGAAGTCAGGTAGAAGAAGTTAGGGAAACTCAGAAGGACATCATCACCCATCTAGAAAGCATAGGATTGACAGtcccacctgagaaaatacagacaccttcAAGTGAGGTAAAATTTTTAGGGATCTGGTGGAAAGGAGGTATGACGTGTATTCCCCCCGATACTCTTTCCTCTCTTAATCAGATCAAGATGCCAGGGTCAAAGAAAGGCTTGCAACACGCACTaggattgcttgtgttttggaggaaacacattcCTGACTTTTCGATTATTGCTAGGCCTTTGTATGACTTATTGAGAAAGACAGCTCAGTGGGAATGGACTCCGGTCCATGACGAGGCTTTACAACTACTGGTGTTTGAAGCGACTGCCTATCAAGCCCTGGGTCCAATCATCCGACAGATCCAGTTCAAATTGAATGGGGATTCGCCAGAGTGGACTGTCCATTCACTTATGGCAAAAGGGTCCAGAGGGTCCTGTTAGGCCCATTGGTTTTTATTCTCGTAGCTTCAAAGACGCTGAAAAAAGGTACACCACTTGGGAAAAAGGTCTATTTGTAGTCAGTCTAGCTTTAAGAGAAGCCGAACGCACATTCGGCAACAATCTATAATTCTCAGAGGCCcatttaaagtgatcaaagcagttttgtcaggaactccaccccctgacggagtagcccagagagcctccgtgcgaaaatggtatgcacaaatagaacattattgtgaaatcttttctgtaactgaaggaaccacaaaagtgttaaatatacaggatgaggtagacccgagtagggaaacacccgagctttcacctgtaatacaagtagctcctccattttctgaacaattgcgaaatgtctggtttactgatgcctcatcgaagcgagagggaaaaatttggaagtacagagctgtggcacttcggatagacaccaatgaacagatcattactgaaggagaaggtagtgcacaagtaggagaattagttgctgtgtggagtgttttccaacacgaggctcagtctgcttcttctgtctatatctatactgactcttatgctgtgtttaaaggttgcactgaatggcttccgttctgggaacaaaatggatgggaggtcaacagaatacccgtatggcaaaaggaaaaatggcaggaaatccttaccattgccagacaagggaaatttgcagGAGCTTGGGTAAcatctcatcagcaagataaTACCCCTGTGAGCCGATGGAACGCCAAGGTGGATGAACTAGCTCGgctggctcccctacaaagcacccagatagcagaaaattgggaacgcctgttagaatggctacatgtaaaaagaaaacattcaggaattaaagacctgtattgtgaggcacaagcccgagggtggccagttaccagggaagagtgtaaaacttgtgtatcttcttgtgaacaatgccgcgtccgtctggacagacatccactgggaagtgaccccctgcacttaagagagggaaaaggcctatgggaggcctggcagatcgattacatcggtccctttcgaaagtcagaaggcaaatactatatactggtaggcgcagagatagtgtctgggctagtgcaagctaaagcatgttctaaagcaacaggagaaaacacagtaaaagctctgaaagaatggtttggaatcttccccaaaccacagtcgatccaatcagataatggctcacatttcacagccaaagtggtccaagagtgggcagctcaggaaggaatttcgtgggtgtttcatactccgtattacccacaagcgaatggaattgtggaaagaacgaatggtctactaaaacgcttcctcaaaccacataagccaggatgggctgagagggtgtgggatgcagtgaccagcgtcaacagtcgctggggagtaaatggatgcccgaagatcacagcattctgtcctaaacctccagcaatcatgccagccccacacGGTCCCGACCATGCCAGcaatccatctcatttcccaggacaacctgtcttggttgaactccccacagtgggcaaagtgccactggtgttggacacacctcttaataaatacacctggaaagcaaaagatgcctgtgggaaaactcacaagattcacactagatggattgttccctccttctaacccgagaagcgatttgttcttttgtttcactttcaggaggaagcaagcgacgcagacgcacccacagaagaagtgaagcagatgcagatcttagtgtaattttgttaggatgtatatgctgttttttattatagtattctgtgcatttacctatgggagtgaagggaaaccaattcccccatttcccctcaacccatatggcccctttgaggacaatgagGGCAATTTTTGTTAGCAAAACCTTTAATCTAAGTcactgttgggtttgtggaggacctctaggattgtcaagctggccgtgggtctctacaccccttaccccagcacaaattgtaagtaactatagtgaaactagcaacaccacctgggatgacagtggaacatggccaattcaatttcctagtatgggaaaattttgtttaaatcgcacccagaagggaggggtcaacgtgggagaaagtaagtatcaatggacactcacacataaattggttaacaaaaatagaggtgtttatatatggatgtggcttaatgaaaatgggcgtaacaaaggatttcaggggttttggtcaaacaaaaacGAAACTGTatatgctaaattacagaaagattatttttatcatcaagttTGTGAGTGGAAAACTGACACTGGTGCCTGGTACTGTACCGCTCGAACGAATAGTTACCTTAATGAGTTTTTTAGCCCCTTGGGGGacaaaaacacaacttactttcaaattccaaaaactgcagctggaccatttgcaaacggtgccaaagcccaaaaaggccattattggatttgtggacatactgcctacaactaccagcaaactggtcagggatttgttatatagggattattcgc
The Athene noctua chromosome 9, bAthNoc1.hap1.1, whole genome shotgun sequence DNA segment above includes these coding regions:
- the LOC141963910 gene encoding LOW QUALITY PROTEIN: uncharacterized protein LOC141963910 (The sequence of the model RefSeq protein was modified relative to this genomic sequence to represent the inferred CDS: substituted 1 base at 1 genomic stop codon); amino-acid sequence: MSPLYQEKGKGMCCDDAPSEAEGIDILYDLLEAHRSHPSIQGRDWAKNHWFQPQSVVDRIRVLQKEAKVRKGKGKAIICAVLGASLAAAMEEKKEKYSQTDTLIDSLQAVIQTLQNQLRDTKGLLEEERDQNRILKDELREYILAEADTHAEAEVKLLEKGIRQIYPQGDLQKAKETLESHPHMYPLVKTEYLYEDDSDNRPQVITKEVPFTSTELAKLKKDFSRTAKESETEXVWRVSLSGGDGILLSEKEAEGYWGPGAFLTTGDCRAPWSLTQRIAYWAGGLNPLERGDPLAITGTVDQLVESVQKAACLQIMYDRELKPNQGSPMMMPVDPERMTPLIRGLPDSLKPIAIQLQGKIQNTPNGERITAALEGIVTPDHQQQRKKTWTWGDVAQESINFGRKYGPVGGLSQRTETRVVRAAEQISGRQSSMRKGQGFGSPRFQNPGEDRSLTRLGLWQLGLQKGIPRKLMDGLTTQKLEQLVEGWPEQKVTSKPTPSAPPLIDLGEEPTGEKEIKMPGSKKGLQHALGLLVFWRKHIPDFSIIARPLYDLLRKTAQWEWTPVHDEALQLLVFEATAYQALGPIIRQIQFKLNGDSPEWTVHSLMAKGSRGSC